A single genomic interval of Desulfovibrio sp. TomC harbors:
- a CDS encoding TetR/AcrR family transcriptional regulator, with translation MKRIHSKETLLQVGLDLVWSRGFNGTGVEAILKEAKIPKGSFYNFFSSKEEFSLAVIDKFVASRSAVLSPILNDASLPALERVKKSFETIIATFEESGCYKGCLLGNLGQEMSDQYESVRQRLELSLQLWEKRVSDVLIQAQNDSSIPAYIDVAMLAENMIASFQGAVLRSKIKKSPEPLRHFIHLYFNVFLAQR, from the coding sequence ATGAAACGCATTCACAGCAAAGAGACCCTCCTCCAGGTTGGACTCGATCTCGTATGGAGCAGAGGGTTCAATGGCACCGGCGTTGAGGCGATTCTGAAGGAAGCAAAGATTCCAAAGGGTTCATTTTACAACTTTTTCTCAAGCAAAGAAGAATTTTCTCTGGCGGTTATCGACAAATTTGTTGCGAGCAGGAGTGCAGTGCTCTCCCCTATTCTTAACGATGCGTCTTTACCAGCGCTTGAGCGTGTCAAAAAAAGTTTCGAAACCATCATTGCCACATTTGAAGAAAGTGGATGCTACAAGGGCTGCCTCCTTGGCAACTTAGGCCAGGAGATGTCCGATCAATACGAAAGTGTCCGGCAACGCCTTGAACTATCACTACAACTTTGGGAGAAACGCGTCTCTGATGTGCTTATTCAGGCACAGAACGACAGCTCAATCCCCGCATATATAGACGTTGCAATGCTCGCCGAAAACATGATTGCATCATTTCAAGGAGCAGTGCTTCGCTCAAAAATCAAAAAGTCACCAGAACCGTTACGGCATTTTATCCATTTATATTTCAATGTATTCCTGGCTCAGAGATAA
- a CDS encoding TIGR00341 family protein produces the protein MDTARVEAIHKQTVRETMQENAKLCVAFMVMNMLAATIASYGLFANSPAVIIGAMIIAMLLGPITGVSLALVDSDMKALFRGIGTLLVGAAGVIATAYTIGSIHIDVPITAEILGRTHPNFADLMIALAGGAAGAYASVSPRLSVAFVGVAIATALVPPLCAASILLARGQHQLAFGAFLLTFTNIVAIQFASSVVLFVTGFRKVTETKGLSFLQFLKFNLVSIAILAILAVVLTNSMHEVLSKKIYEANVRSVLEQECATADGCYLADIRFGPRWKQENVISAVVRGPQPPTPERIAAIEKKLPAHPKGLPVELRARYVPTTTINRDGVLYENIQEGDGNP, from the coding sequence ATGGATACAGCAAGAGTCGAGGCAATACATAAGCAAACTGTCCGCGAGACCATGCAGGAAAACGCCAAGCTCTGCGTCGCGTTCATGGTGATGAACATGTTGGCCGCGACGATCGCCAGTTATGGCCTTTTCGCCAACAGTCCGGCCGTCATTATCGGAGCCATGATCATTGCCATGTTGCTCGGGCCGATCACGGGCGTCTCGTTGGCCCTCGTCGACAGCGACATGAAGGCGTTGTTTCGAGGTATAGGCACGCTCCTCGTAGGCGCTGCCGGCGTCATTGCCACGGCATACACTATTGGCTCAATTCATATCGATGTGCCTATTACGGCGGAAATACTCGGACGGACCCATCCGAATTTCGCGGACCTCATGATCGCCCTGGCCGGTGGGGCGGCCGGCGCGTATGCCTCGGTTTCGCCCCGGCTCAGCGTCGCCTTTGTCGGCGTGGCCATCGCCACGGCGCTGGTGCCGCCCCTTTGCGCCGCGAGCATCCTCCTGGCGCGCGGCCAACACCAATTGGCGTTTGGCGCGTTCTTGCTGACTTTCACCAACATCGTCGCCATCCAGTTCGCCTCGTCCGTGGTGCTTTTTGTCACCGGCTTTCGTAAAGTGACCGAAACCAAGGGCCTGTCCTTTTTGCAGTTCCTGAAGTTCAACTTGGTCAGCATCGCCATCCTGGCCATCCTGGCCGTGGTCCTTACCAACAGCATGCACGAAGTGCTCTCCAAGAAAATCTACGAAGCCAACGTCCGCAGCGTGCTGGAGCAGGAATGCGCCACCGCGGACGGTTGTTATCTGGCGGACATCCGTTTTGGCCCACGTTGGAAGCAGGAAAACGTCATTTCCGCCGTTGTTCGGGGGCCGCAGCCGCCGACGCCGGAGCGCATCGCGGCCATTGAAAAGAAGCTGCCCGCCCATCCCAAGGGCCTGCCTGTGGAGCTTCGGGCGCGGTATGTGCCAACAACGACGATCAACCGGGACGGCGTCCTTTACGAGAACATCCAGGAGGGCGACGGGAATCCATGA
- a CDS encoding anaerobic sulfatase maturase, with protein sequence MGNHPPEKDAAGTFTRQGFTVMVKPAGPDCNLTCSYCFYRTKRRLFKDPHPRMGRRVVERFIKSYLELHPGPDVPFAWQGGEPLLAGLPFFEQVVRLARRHTPAGKRACQAVQTNATLIDRDFARFFAQNAFLVGVSLDGPAACHDAYRRRAGQPTHAEVMAGLTRLREHGVAYNILCAVHAANQEHPEDVYRFLRDAAGATFIQFIPIVADGAGSLCSASVTPAAFGSFLSRVWDVWRREDVGRVYVGHFDAALAAHLGQSGAICAMARDCGRALVLEHDGSLYACDHFVDETNYLGSLARQSLSELLASPVLAAFGAVKAATLPALCRQCPDLFACGGGCPKDRLQVAPPGALTAPYLCQGFKGFFRHAGPELAAMADVIRRQPAFRRVTDESAARRNAP encoded by the coding sequence ATGGGAAACCATCCCCCGGAGAAAGACGCCGCCGGCACGTTTACCCGTCAAGGGTTCACCGTCATGGTCAAGCCGGCCGGACCGGATTGTAACCTGACCTGCTCCTACTGCTTTTATCGAACCAAACGACGGCTTTTCAAAGACCCACACCCGCGCATGGGCCGGCGTGTGGTTGAACGCTTCATAAAAAGCTATCTCGAACTCCATCCCGGGCCGGATGTTCCCTTTGCCTGGCAGGGTGGCGAGCCGCTTCTGGCCGGCCTTCCCTTCTTTGAACAGGTCGTGCGCCTGGCGCGTCGCCACACGCCGGCAGGCAAGCGGGCCTGCCAGGCCGTACAGACCAATGCCACCTTGATCGATCGTGATTTTGCGCGGTTTTTTGCCCAAAACGCATTCCTGGTCGGCGTGAGTCTCGACGGACCCGCTGCATGTCACGACGCCTACCGCCGTCGCGCCGGCCAGCCGACCCATGCAGAGGTCATGGCCGGTCTGACGCGCTTGCGGGAGCACGGCGTCGCCTACAACATCCTGTGCGCGGTCCACGCCGCCAACCAGGAGCATCCCGAGGACGTCTACCGTTTTTTGCGCGACGCGGCCGGGGCCACGTTCATCCAGTTCATTCCCATCGTCGCCGACGGCGCAGGGAGCCTGTGCTCGGCCAGCGTCACCCCGGCTGCGTTCGGTTCTTTCCTGTCGCGGGTGTGGGATGTCTGGCGACGTGAGGATGTCGGCCGGGTATACGTCGGCCATTTCGACGCCGCCCTGGCCGCCCATCTGGGCCAGTCCGGGGCAATTTGCGCCATGGCCCGGGACTGCGGCCGAGCCCTGGTGCTCGAGCACGACGGCAGCCTGTATGCCTGCGATCATTTCGTGGACGAAACCAATTATCTGGGCAGCCTGGCCCGGCAATCCCTGTCCGAACTGCTGGCCAGTCCGGTCCTGGCGGCCTTCGGCGCGGTCAAGGCCGCGACGCTTCCTGCCCTCTGCCGGCAATGCCCCGATCTTTTCGCCTGCGGCGGCGGCTGCCCCAAGGATCGCCTGCAGGTAGCCCCCCCGGGAGCCTTGACCGCGCCGTACCTGTGCCAGGGCTTCAAGGGCTTTTTTCGCCATGCCGGCCCGGAACTGGCTGCCATGGCCGACGTCATCCGGCGACAACCAGCCTTTCGACGCGTGACGGACGAATCCGCTGCAAGGAGAAACGCACCATGA
- a CDS encoding sulfatase-like hydrolase/transferase — MTDHAMPTVTRREFLKGSAQVLTLGVVASALPGLPAMAGGPAQAKAAALPARPNLLILISDQERYPRNWPDGWAEANLNKARARLLANGLDFSRAFCSASMCSPSRGSLFTGLYPAQHGVTMTLAEGGVETTLSPDLRNLAHLLVEAGYDVQLRGKWHLSKGADGGTPTSDDLAQFGFQGWVPTDVAEALDVNTLAGGCPDMDAPIVEQAVTYLQTMTPGKTQAKPFCLVVSLGNPHDILAYPGLWDQESCTDNCYKNTANLDMGIGVPDSHDADDLSLKPVVQKQALKLYASGLGTLVLPQEQLNYVNFYGYLQTVIDAQFNTILQTLANQGLTESTVVVRTTDHGELGLAHGGLRQKMFNVYEECVNIPLIFSNPLLFPAARQTTAYATLIDMVPTLSSLCGIPKWKWSYLPGKDLTPVLTGAASQVQDTILFTFDDEYAGQISAPPFITEPCHIRCIIHKDADGEWKYARYYDPAGVAAETYEMYCLRDGTGNAVDPDELDNVANSGSPNYAQYAAKRQELAQLLAVVEATRLAPVTPPGPPQPQLDLLLLNS; from the coding sequence ATGACAGACCATGCCATGCCAACCGTCACCCGACGCGAGTTTCTCAAGGGCTCGGCCCAAGTCCTGACACTGGGCGTCGTGGCCTCGGCCCTGCCCGGACTGCCCGCCATGGCCGGTGGCCCGGCCCAGGCAAAGGCCGCCGCGCTCCCGGCCAGACCCAACCTGCTCATCCTGATCAGCGACCAGGAGCGCTATCCCCGGAACTGGCCCGACGGCTGGGCCGAGGCCAACCTCAACAAGGCGCGAGCGCGCCTTCTGGCCAACGGCCTGGATTTCTCCCGGGCCTTTTGCAGCGCCTCCATGTGCTCGCCCAGCCGGGGCAGCCTGTTTACCGGGCTCTATCCCGCCCAGCATGGCGTGACCATGACCCTGGCCGAAGGCGGCGTCGAGACCACCCTTTCCCCGGATCTGCGCAACCTAGCCCACCTGCTCGTCGAGGCCGGCTACGACGTGCAGTTGCGGGGAAAATGGCATCTGTCCAAAGGGGCCGACGGCGGCACGCCCACGAGCGACGATTTGGCGCAATTCGGTTTCCAGGGGTGGGTTCCCACGGATGTGGCCGAAGCCCTCGACGTGAACACGCTGGCGGGCGGGTGCCCAGACATGGACGCGCCCATCGTGGAGCAGGCCGTGACCTATCTCCAGACCATGACCCCGGGAAAAACCCAGGCCAAACCTTTTTGCCTGGTCGTTTCCCTGGGCAATCCCCACGACATCCTGGCCTATCCCGGACTGTGGGACCAGGAAAGCTGCACGGACAACTGCTACAAGAATACGGCCAACCTCGATATGGGCATCGGTGTGCCGGACTCGCACGATGCAGACGACCTCTCGCTCAAACCCGTTGTCCAGAAGCAGGCGCTGAAACTCTACGCCAGCGGGCTGGGCACCCTCGTCTTGCCTCAAGAACAGCTCAACTACGTTAATTTTTACGGATACCTGCAAACGGTCATTGATGCTCAGTTCAATACGATCCTGCAAACCCTCGCGAATCAGGGCCTGACCGAATCCACGGTCGTGGTGCGCACCACCGACCACGGTGAACTGGGCCTGGCCCATGGCGGCCTGCGCCAAAAGATGTTCAATGTCTACGAGGAATGCGTCAACATCCCGTTGATTTTTTCCAATCCGCTTCTGTTTCCGGCCGCCCGGCAAACCACGGCCTACGCCACACTGATAGACATGGTTCCCACCCTGTCCAGCCTGTGCGGCATTCCCAAATGGAAGTGGTCGTACCTGCCGGGCAAGGACTTGACGCCTGTCCTTACGGGCGCCGCGTCCCAGGTCCAGGACACCATCCTCTTCACGTTCGACGACGAATACGCCGGGCAGATCTCCGCGCCTCCCTTCATTACCGAGCCGTGTCACATCCGTTGCATCATCCACAAGGACGCCGACGGAGAATGGAAATACGCCCGCTACTATGACCCTGCCGGAGTCGCGGCCGAAACGTACGAAATGTACTGCCTGCGGGATGGAACGGGAAACGCGGTCGATCCGGATGAACTGGACAACGTGGCCAACAGCGGCAGCCCCAACTATGCGCAATACGCAGCCAAGCGGCAGGAGCTGGCCCAACTTTTGGCCGTAGTCGAGGCAACGCGCCTCGCCCCGGTCACGCCGCCAGGGCCGCCCCAGCCCCAGCTCGATCTGCTCTTGCTCAACAGTTGA
- a CDS encoding FAD-dependent oxidoreductase, which translates to MAHQTVTIHGIVNGHRVESRLLEEHIQQAVTQGARDLTVEASGQHGIGGRLWVSRSEPVTLRITGSPGQRTGSMGFPGTKILIEGSVSDDIGWLNAGAEIVVRGNAGNGACNAMAQGKVMIAGNIGSRGMTMTKQNPKYDAPELFVLGSVGDYFAEFMAGGTAVVCGHNPQNPDNVLGYRPCVGMVGGRIFFRGPYKGFSLADAKLVPVDDAAYAWLTENLSKFLAAIGQPELFDSLAGRDDWQLILARSPYEKTGKVRRAISDFRANVWDAELGRGGLIGDLDDSDRTPVGLIVSGELRRFVPVWENKKYLSPCQASCPTGIPVQERWQLVRDGLMDEAMDLALAYTPFPATICGYLCPNLCMQGCTRNVGNLKPLDTALLGKANAKAGKMPKLPELSGKRVAVIGGGPAGMSVAWQLRLAGHEAIIYDPSEKLGGKITAAIPSSRIPSEVLEAEIARAREILPHIQLQKTISADEFAQIVTDFDYVVLAIGANKPRILPVPGKELATPALTFLKAAKKGTAKVGKRVVIIGAGNVGCDVATEAARFGAESITLIDIQKPAAFGKERHDAEAVGAVFKYPCFTKEITAEGVMLQSGELVPADTVILSVGDVPDIEFLGDTIATERGHVKVSPIYQTTNPKVFAIGDIVKPGLLTQAIGMGRDAARAIDEILTGKRPCEDTRQMIDYKRAKLEYFDPRVMEFNDLTSCASQCSSCGACRDCGLCETICPVGAISRQQKEGKEFAMVSDPDKCIGCGFCGNACPCGVWSIVANTPLV; encoded by the coding sequence ATGGCACACCAGACCGTCACCATACACGGCATTGTTAACGGCCACCGGGTCGAATCGCGTCTTCTGGAAGAGCACATCCAGCAGGCCGTGACCCAGGGCGCGCGCGATCTCACTGTCGAAGCCTCCGGCCAGCACGGCATTGGCGGGCGTTTGTGGGTTTCGCGCAGCGAACCCGTCACCCTGCGCATCACCGGCTCGCCGGGCCAGCGCACCGGGTCCATGGGCTTCCCCGGCACCAAGATCCTCATTGAAGGCTCGGTCTCCGACGACATCGGCTGGCTCAACGCCGGGGCCGAGATCGTGGTGCGCGGCAACGCCGGCAACGGGGCCTGCAACGCCATGGCCCAGGGCAAGGTCATGATCGCCGGCAACATCGGTTCGCGCGGCATGACCATGACCAAGCAGAACCCGAAATACGACGCCCCGGAGCTGTTCGTTCTCGGCAGCGTGGGCGACTATTTCGCCGAGTTCATGGCCGGCGGCACGGCTGTTGTCTGCGGCCACAATCCGCAAAACCCGGACAACGTGCTCGGCTATCGCCCCTGCGTCGGCATGGTCGGCGGACGCATCTTCTTCCGCGGGCCGTACAAGGGCTTCTCCCTGGCCGACGCCAAGCTCGTGCCCGTTGACGACGCCGCCTATGCCTGGCTGACTGAAAATCTGAGCAAGTTCCTGGCCGCCATCGGCCAGCCGGAACTGTTTGATTCCCTGGCCGGGCGCGACGACTGGCAGCTTATTCTGGCCCGCAGCCCGTACGAAAAGACCGGCAAAGTGCGCCGGGCCATCAGCGATTTCCGGGCCAACGTCTGGGATGCCGAACTCGGTCGCGGCGGCCTGATCGGCGATCTCGACGATTCCGACCGGACCCCTGTCGGCCTGATCGTCAGCGGCGAACTGCGCCGCTTCGTGCCGGTCTGGGAAAACAAGAAATATCTGTCCCCCTGTCAGGCCAGCTGCCCCACCGGCATCCCGGTGCAGGAGCGCTGGCAGCTCGTGCGCGACGGCCTTATGGACGAGGCCATGGATCTGGCCCTGGCCTACACGCCCTTCCCGGCCACCATCTGCGGCTATCTGTGCCCCAACCTGTGCATGCAGGGCTGCACCCGCAATGTCGGCAACCTGAAGCCCCTTGATACGGCCCTGCTCGGCAAGGCCAACGCCAAGGCCGGCAAGATGCCCAAGCTCCCGGAACTGTCCGGCAAGCGCGTGGCCGTCATCGGCGGCGGTCCGGCCGGCATGTCCGTGGCCTGGCAGCTGCGGTTGGCCGGCCACGAGGCCATCATCTACGATCCGTCGGAAAAGCTTGGCGGCAAGATCACGGCCGCCATTCCGTCCAGCCGCATCCCCTCCGAGGTGCTGGAGGCCGAAATCGCCCGAGCCCGGGAGATTTTGCCGCACATCCAGCTGCAAAAGACGATTTCCGCCGACGAGTTCGCCCAGATCGTCACCGACTTCGACTACGTGGTGCTGGCCATCGGAGCCAACAAGCCCCGCATCCTGCCGGTCCCCGGCAAGGAGCTGGCCACCCCGGCCCTGACCTTCTTAAAGGCCGCCAAAAAGGGCACGGCCAAGGTCGGCAAGCGCGTGGTCATCATCGGGGCCGGCAACGTCGGCTGCGACGTGGCCACCGAGGCCGCCCGCTTCGGAGCCGAATCCATTACGCTCATCGACATCCAAAAGCCCGCCGCCTTTGGCAAGGAACGCCACGACGCCGAAGCCGTTGGCGCGGTCTTCAAGTATCCCTGCTTCACCAAGGAGATCACGGCCGAAGGGGTCATGCTCCAGTCCGGGGAACTCGTCCCGGCCGACACCGTGATCCTGTCCGTTGGCGACGTGCCGGACATCGAGTTCCTCGGCGACACCATTGCCACCGAGCGCGGCCATGTGAAGGTCAGCCCCATCTACCAGACCACCAATCCCAAGGTGTTCGCCATCGGCGACATCGTCAAACCCGGCCTGCTCACCCAGGCCATCGGCATGGGCCGCGACGCTGCCCGGGCCATTGACGAAATCCTCACCGGCAAACGGCCGTGCGAGGACACCCGCCAGATGATCGACTACAAGCGGGCCAAGCTCGAATACTTTGACCCGCGCGTCATGGAGTTTAACGACCTGACCAGCTGCGCCAGCCAGTGCTCGTCCTGCGGGGCGTGTCGCGACTGCGGCCTGTGCGAAACGATCTGCCCGGTTGGGGCGATTTCGCGGCAGCAGAAGGAAGGCAAGGAATTCGCCATGGTGTCGGACCCGGACAAGTGCATCGGCTGCGGCTTCTGCGGCAACGCCTGCCCCTGCGGCGTCTGGAGCATCGTGGCGAACACGCCGTTGGTGTAG
- a CDS encoding glutamate synthase-related protein produces the protein MQSAAVITPSTLSVNDLPWQIEWDKNTCTLCGRCTAVCPVNAIELGVHRKRTVEATPALAKKPTNSYAIYHGIRQRTDPAYRCIGCAMCNMVCPNNSIAPRLRPEATTLKFHNNRGGAARTRGGRRNDGGSLLDQIKFIRISMLTDPALDAGRHEFELRTLLGRIQPPEEGLAALADNAWVPAVREIYPLMIGSMSFGALSPNMWEGLVMGVTYLNEEMGMPVRMCTGEGGCPPRLLRSRFLKYMILQVASGYFGWDEIIKALPDMKEDPCAIEIKYGQGAKPGDGGLLMWYKVNKLIAAIRGVPQGVSLPSPPTHQTQYSIEESVAKMIQSMSMAWGFRVPVYPKISGTTTATAVLNNLVRNPYAAGLAIDGEDGGTGAAYNVSMNHMGHPIATNLRDCYENLVISGKQNEIPLMAGGGIGKNGNLAANAAALIMLGASAVQSGKYIMQSAAGCVGSEHDRCNVCNIGVCPKGITSQDPRVYRRLDPEKVAERLVDVFLSFDTELRKIVAPLGRSTSLPIGMSDGLGISDYHVAERLKIKYVV, from the coding sequence ATGCAATCAGCTGCAGTCATTACCCCGTCCACACTAAGCGTCAACGACCTGCCCTGGCAGATTGAGTGGGACAAGAACACCTGCACCCTGTGCGGGCGCTGCACGGCGGTGTGTCCGGTAAACGCCATCGAACTTGGCGTCCATCGCAAGCGGACCGTCGAGGCCACCCCGGCTTTGGCCAAAAAGCCCACCAATTCCTATGCCATTTACCATGGCATCCGCCAGCGCACCGATCCGGCCTACCGCTGCATCGGCTGCGCCATGTGCAACATGGTCTGCCCCAATAACTCCATTGCTCCCAGACTCCGTCCGGAAGCAACGACGCTCAAGTTCCACAACAACCGGGGCGGCGCGGCCCGCACCCGGGGCGGGCGGCGAAACGACGGCGGCAGCCTGCTCGACCAGATCAAATTCATCCGCATCTCCATGCTCACCGACCCGGCCCTGGACGCCGGCCGCCACGAGTTCGAGCTGCGTACGCTTCTCGGCCGCATCCAGCCCCCCGAGGAAGGCCTCGCCGCCCTGGCGGACAATGCCTGGGTGCCGGCGGTGCGCGAAATCTATCCGCTGATGATCGGCTCCATGTCCTTTGGCGCGCTCTCCCCCAACATGTGGGAAGGCCTCGTCATGGGCGTGACCTATCTCAACGAGGAGATGGGCATGCCGGTGCGCATGTGCACCGGCGAAGGCGGCTGTCCGCCGCGCCTGCTCCGCTCGCGCTTTCTCAAGTACATGATCCTGCAAGTCGCCTCGGGCTACTTCGGCTGGGATGAAATCATCAAAGCCCTGCCCGACATGAAGGAAGACCCCTGCGCCATCGAGATCAAGTACGGCCAGGGAGCCAAGCCCGGCGACGGCGGCCTGCTCATGTGGTACAAGGTCAACAAGCTCATCGCCGCCATCCGCGGCGTGCCCCAGGGCGTGTCCCTGCCAAGCCCGCCGACCCACCAGACCCAGTATTCCATTGAGGAATCCGTGGCCAAGATGATCCAGTCCATGTCCATGGCCTGGGGATTTCGCGTCCCGGTCTACCCCAAGATCTCCGGCACCACGACCGCGACGGCAGTGCTCAACAACCTCGTGCGCAACCCCTACGCCGCGGGCCTGGCCATCGACGGCGAGGACGGCGGCACCGGCGCGGCCTACAACGTCTCCATGAACCACATGGGCCACCCCATCGCCACCAACCTGCGCGACTGCTACGAAAACTTGGTCATCTCCGGCAAGCAGAACGAGATTCCGCTCATGGCCGGCGGCGGCATCGGCAAAAACGGCAATCTGGCCGCCAACGCCGCCGCCCTGATCATGCTCGGCGCCAGCGCCGTGCAGTCCGGCAAGTACATCATGCAGTCCGCGGCCGGGTGCGTGGGTTCCGAGCACGACCGCTGCAACGTCTGCAACATCGGCGTGTGCCCCAAGGGCATCACCTCCCAGGACCCGCGCGTGTACCGCCGGCTCGATCCCGAAAAGGTGGCCGAGCGTCTGGTTGACGTCTTCCTGTCCTTCGACACCGAACTGCGCAAGATCGTCGCCCCGCTGGGTCGCTCCACCTCGCTCCCCATCGGCATGTCCGACGGTCTGGGCATCAGCGACTACCACGTGGCCGAGCGGCTCAAGATCAAATACGTGGTCTAA
- a CDS encoding glutamate synthase, protein MCRLFALSSRDPVSPMRAIEALNVMKEGHDGSGVGLFLSDLGGPFGEMKDAPILSGIFTDEGLNRVDAFMGERGFVTRYTLELIPQTKAPLGTPIRGTYLARAYEAPADLKAKPQAERELVYMLMRVELRRMGEDSEAIRVFSFWPDTVMVKEVGDPMAIGEYLGLARPELDCRRILAQGRQNTNYAINLYACHPFFLQGVCTMTNGENTAFVPIREYLLSRGFPGYMGYQSDSEVFAHIMHYTINRLQLGIEYYKHVITPLSDSEMEGHADRALLARIKQTCRKLIIDGPNCVIGCLPDKTMFMVQDRKKLRPGVVGGKPGIFAFSSEICGLDAAIPDRDQYADFQPMHLDTAIVRPECQEVTICNQLQSLPRPH, encoded by the coding sequence ATGTGCCGCTTATTCGCCCTCAGCAGCCGGGACCCAGTGTCCCCCATGCGCGCCATCGAGGCGCTTAACGTCATGAAGGAAGGGCACGACGGATCAGGCGTTGGCCTGTTCCTCTCCGACCTTGGCGGCCCCTTCGGTGAAATGAAGGACGCACCCATCCTCTCCGGAATTTTTACCGACGAAGGCTTAAACCGCGTTGACGCCTTCATGGGCGAACGCGGCTTCGTCACCCGCTACACCCTGGAGCTGATCCCCCAGACCAAGGCGCCGCTTGGCACCCCCATCCGGGGCACCTACCTGGCCCGGGCCTACGAGGCCCCGGCCGACCTCAAGGCCAAACCGCAGGCCGAGCGCGAACTGGTCTACATGCTCATGCGCGTGGAACTGCGCCGCATGGGCGAGGACTCCGAGGCCATCCGCGTCTTCTCCTTCTGGCCCGACACCGTCATGGTCAAGGAAGTCGGCGACCCCATGGCCATCGGCGAATACCTGGGCCTTGCCCGCCCGGAACTCGACTGCCGCCGCATCCTGGCCCAGGGCCGGCAGAACACCAACTACGCCATCAATCTCTACGCCTGCCATCCGTTTTTCCTGCAGGGCGTATGCACCATGACCAACGGCGAAAACACGGCCTTTGTGCCCATCCGGGAATACCTGCTCTCGCGCGGGTTCCCCGGCTACATGGGCTATCAGTCCGATTCCGAAGTCTTCGCCCATATCATGCATTATACGATCAACCGGCTGCAGCTTGGCATCGAATACTACAAGCACGTCATCACGCCGCTGTCCGATAGCGAAATGGAAGGGCACGCCGACCGGGCGCTGTTGGCCCGCATCAAGCAGACCTGCCGCAAGCTCATCATCGACGGTCCCAACTGCGTCATCGGCTGCCTGCCCGACAAGACCATGTTCATGGTCCAGGACCGCAAGAAGCTGCGGCCCGGCGTGGTCGGCGGCAAGCCCGGCATCTTTGCCTTCTCTTCGGAAATCTGCGGCCTCGACGCGGCCATCCCCGACCGCGACCAGTACGCCGATTTTCAACCCATGCACCTGGATACAGCCATCGTGCGCCCCGAATGCCAAGAGGTCACCATATGCAATCAGCTGCAGTCATTACCCCGTCCACACTAA